One window of the Candidatus Izemoplasmatales bacterium genome contains the following:
- a CDS encoding flavin reductase, producing MSLHAFNAGCNIVGFRKDGIDYGMCCAWAQMLDYDRISMLLGAQSRTGAALAVGDVVGVSALAEGQEDVARRLGEGHSGATEKYRGVAIDRTGTAILIRGARVRMVCEVVDVMRLPGIEADRFAVMKVRTYEQDQRVTFLSAYFD from the coding sequence ATGAGCCTGCATGCGTTCAATGCCGGGTGCAACATCGTCGGATTCCGCAAGGACGGAATCGACTACGGCATGTGCTGCGCCTGGGCGCAGATGCTCGACTACGACCGCATCTCGATGCTTCTTGGAGCGCAGAGCCGGACCGGCGCGGCGCTCGCCGTCGGCGACGTCGTCGGCGTCAGCGCGCTTGCGGAAGGGCAGGAAGACGTCGCCCGTCGCCTCGGCGAAGGGCATAGCGGGGCGACCGAGAAGTATCGGGGCGTCGCGATCGACCGCACCGGCACCGCGATTCTGATCCGCGGCGCCCGGGTCCGGATGGTGTGCGAAGTCGTCGACGTGATGCGTCTTCCGGGAATCGAGGCTGACCGATTCGCGGTCATGAAGGTTCGCACGTATGAACAGGACCAGCGCGTCACCTTCCTGTCCGCCTATTTCGATTGA
- a CDS encoding SDR family NAD(P)-dependent oxidoreductase produces the protein MRLPDELMFLANRKATQKTTDASMAGKTCVITGATSGVGLAAATRLAQGGARLVVVARNADKANRLRADLSVRFGVSVELVIADFAVLREVRRAATEVLSIAPRIDVLINSAGLHSTTRIFTREGFETVFCVNHLASFLFTVLLLDRMRKSAPSRIIQVNSEGHRFDGLDPDDLGWTRRRYTGLKGYGASKTAQLMTVWELDELLRGSGVTINAMHPGDVLTNIGQNNGPLYRFFFRHFTSRFLKDPRISGEALYYLSAAPEMERESGLFYHLTIVEKPAKHALDRVVGHRVFAQCMALAGLPESARASLRKE, from the coding sequence ATGCGACTTCCCGACGAACTGATGTTCCTCGCCAACCGCAAGGCGACCCAGAAGACGACCGACGCCTCGATGGCCGGCAAGACCTGCGTCATCACCGGCGCGACCTCCGGCGTCGGCCTCGCCGCCGCGACGCGGCTCGCGCAAGGCGGAGCCCGACTGGTCGTCGTCGCCCGCAACGCCGACAAGGCGAACCGTCTCCGTGCGGATCTGTCCGTCAGGTTCGGCGTTTCCGTGGAACTGGTGATTGCCGATTTCGCGGTTCTCCGCGAAGTCCGCAGGGCGGCCACCGAGGTTCTTTCCATCGCTCCCCGGATCGATGTGTTGATCAACAGCGCCGGACTGCATTCGACCACCCGGATCTTCACCCGCGAAGGTTTCGAGACGGTCTTCTGCGTCAACCATCTGGCTTCGTTCCTGTTTACCGTCCTGCTCCTCGACCGGATGCGAAAGAGTGCGCCTTCGCGCATCATCCAGGTGAACTCCGAAGGACACCGGTTCGACGGCCTCGATCCCGACGACCTCGGATGGACGCGCCGCCGCTACACCGGACTCAAGGGGTACGGGGCCTCGAAGACGGCCCAGCTGATGACCGTCTGGGAACTCGACGAACTGCTCCGCGGCAGCGGCGTGACGATCAACGCGATGCATCCCGGCGACGTCCTGACCAACATCGGTCAGAACAACGGACCGCTCTACCGTTTCTTCTTCAGACACTTCACTTCGCGTTTCCTGAAGGATCCCAGGATCTCGGGTGAAGCGCTCTATTATCTGTCCGCCGCTCCCGAGATGGAACGCGAGAGCGGGTTGTTCTATCACCTGACGATCGTCGAGAAGCCCGCGAAACACGCCCTCGACCGCGTCGTCGGACACCGCGTCTTCGCACAGTGCATGGCACTCGCAGGACTTCCGGAGTCCGCCCGAGCGAGCCTGCGAAAGGAGTGA
- a CDS encoding AbrB/MazE/SpoVT family DNA-binding domain-containing protein, which translates to MIIELRKKAQITIPKEIVVGLGLAEGDTLDVRLVDGAIVIEPVTVYRRAHAIALERDLPVRSGMPDKYAEGPSDPGEDETMIDATHDIRK; encoded by the coding sequence ATGATCATCGAACTTAGAAAAAAGGCGCAGATCACCATTCCGAAGGAGATCGTCGTCGGTCTCGGCCTCGCCGAGGGAGATACCCTCGACGTCAGGCTCGTCGACGGCGCGATCGTGATCGAACCGGTCACCGTCTATCGCAGGGCGCATGCGATCGCGCTTGAGCGCGACCTTCCCGTCCGGTCGGGAATGCCCGACAAGTACGCCGAGGGCCCTTCCGATCCGGGCGAGGACGAGACGATGATCGACGCGACCCATGACATCCGCAAATGA
- a CDS encoding nuclear transport factor 2 family protein: MPNPESTDRPLPLTKEIVLVQWAKTYNPEGKPDWSHIFPYYHPEIVFRDSIQRIEGIDAFRAMCDRLTRRCRQLRMDLHHVTQEKDVILFDWTMTMVFRRSPSTPIHGCTRLTLHPDGRIAEQRDYYDLWGDIYDGIPGWRRFYRWFMRKVFG, translated from the coding sequence ATGCCGAACCCCGAATCGACCGATCGGCCGCTGCCGCTCACGAAGGAGATCGTCCTGGTCCAGTGGGCGAAGACATACAACCCCGAAGGGAAGCCGGACTGGTCCCACATCTTTCCCTATTACCATCCGGAGATCGTGTTCCGGGATTCGATCCAGCGCATCGAAGGCATCGATGCCTTCCGGGCGATGTGCGATCGCCTGACCCGCCGATGCCGGCAGCTCCGCATGGATCTGCATCACGTCACGCAAGAAAAGGACGTCATCCTCTTCGACTGGACGATGACGATGGTCTTCCGCCGTTCCCCGAGCACGCCCATCCACGGCTGCACCCGACTCACGCTTCATCCCGACGGCCGCATCGCCGAACAGCGCGACTACTACGACCTCTGGGGCGACATCTACGACGGCATCCCCGGATGGCGCCGCTTCTACCGCTGGTTCATGCGCAAGGTCTTCGGATGA
- the rsmH gene encoding 16S rRNA (cytosine(1402)-N(4))-methyltransferase RsmH — protein sequence MEDADRKHERRVRYRGTHPRAFTEKYKERDPEKYPDTVARVIAKGSTPAGTHRPIMVAEILVFLRPEPGQTGLDATLGYGGHAAELLQAIGETGRLFAVDADPIELPKTVDRLGRLGFNPPRLTAAHMNFADVDRLLPPAGGFDFVLADLGVSSMQIDDPARGFSFKVDGPLDLRMNPEQGLSAAHRLKSMSAAEIEGMLVENADEPHAERIAQAIVAARKAGRPIGTTSQLSAVIGEALVFLPPSTREEETKKSCQRAFQALRIDVNREYDALYAFLEKLPDVLKPGGRVAILSFHSGEDRLVKKSFQALFRDGVYREIAPGPIRPSFEEQNANPRARSAKLRWAIRA from the coding sequence ATGGAAGACGCCGACCGCAAGCACGAGCGACGCGTCCGCTACCGCGGTACGCATCCCCGCGCCTTCACCGAAAAATACAAGGAACGGGATCCCGAGAAGTATCCCGACACCGTCGCCCGCGTCATCGCCAAGGGCAGCACCCCGGCCGGGACGCACCGGCCGATCATGGTCGCGGAGATCCTCGTCTTCCTTCGGCCGGAACCCGGGCAGACCGGGCTCGACGCCACCCTCGGCTACGGCGGACACGCCGCCGAACTATTGCAGGCGATCGGCGAGACGGGACGGCTTTTCGCCGTCGACGCCGACCCGATCGAACTGCCGAAGACGGTCGATCGCCTGGGACGACTCGGTTTCAATCCGCCGCGGCTCACGGCGGCCCACATGAACTTCGCCGACGTCGACCGACTCCTGCCGCCTGCGGGCGGATTCGACTTCGTCCTCGCCGACCTCGGCGTCTCGTCGATGCAGATCGACGATCCGGCGCGCGGCTTCTCGTTCAAGGTCGACGGTCCGCTCGACCTCCGGATGAATCCCGAACAGGGTCTCTCCGCGGCGCATCGCCTCAAGTCGATGTCGGCGGCGGAGATCGAGGGGATGCTCGTCGAGAACGCCGACGAGCCTCACGCGGAACGGATCGCGCAGGCGATCGTCGCGGCGCGGAAGGCCGGGCGTCCGATCGGGACGACGTCGCAGTTGTCCGCCGTCATCGGCGAAGCGCTGGTGTTCCTGCCTCCTTCGACCCGCGAGGAAGAGACGAAGAAATCCTGCCAGCGCGCGTTCCAGGCGCTTCGAATCGACGTCAACCGCGAATACGACGCGCTCTACGCCTTTCTCGAAAAACTGCCGGACGTCCTGAAACCGGGCGGACGGGTGGCGATCCTCTCGTTCCACTCGGGCGAGGACCGGCTCGTCAAGAAATCCTTCCAGGCGCTCTTCCGCGACGGCGTCTACCGCGAGATCGCACCCGGACCGATCCGGCCCTCCTTCGAGGAACAGAACGCCAATCCCCGCGCCCGATCGGCGAAACTCCGGTGGGCGATCCGCGCATAG